The window AATCTGCAGGCCCTGATGGAGACACTCCCCCCCGCCGCGGACCCGGCCATGCTCCCGGACGAAGAGCCGGAACTGCTGAGCATCGTCCTCTACTGCTTCTCCAGCGGCGACGCGGCCAACGTCTCCTGTGCGACTGACGAGGGCCATGCCCGGGGGCGCCACCTCCTCCGGCTGCGGTTGGTGCGCCGGGACCTGGGCGACGCGCCCGACGACACGAACCACTTCAGCGCGGGCATGCTCGCCTACCCGGCTGCCGGCGTGCCGGCCCGCTTCCCCACGGTCTTCGACCCGGCCACCGGCTCGCCGCCAGGACCCATGCACCGGCACCCTCGCCTGCTGCACCTGGGCCCCATGGTGAGCATCGAGGCGGAAGCCGACCTGGGCCCGGACCTGGATCTGGTGAACAACCTGATCCCACCCCTGAACCAGGCCAACCTGGACCGCCACGACGACGGCCTCCAGCCGGCGCTCCTGAGCTTCCAGCACTGCCAGCCCACCCGCATCCCGGTCCGCGTCTTTGTCAGCCCCCTGGTGGCCAACTACTACGCGCAGCACAAGGAGGAGCCGGCCTTCCTCAACATCTGGGTGGACAGCCGGCGGGATGGCGACTGGGACGATGTCTTCGAGTGCGGGGGGGATGGCAACCAGCAGCCCGTGGCGCTGGAGCACATCGCCATCGACTTCCCGGTGGACGTGGCGGCCCTGGGGCCCGGCCTGCACACCATCCCGGTGACCACCGGCCTGGTACCCTGGCCGGCAGAAGGGGCTGATCGCCCGGCCTGGCTGCGGGTCACCCTCAGCGAACGGCCAGCCAACAAGCCCCTGAGCGCGGCCGGTATCGCCTACGGCGATGGCCGCGGCCATGATCGCCCCTTCAAGCTGGGCGAAACCGAGGACTACCTGGTGCGCCTGGGGGGCGACGGCGATCAGGCCGACACGACCATTGACAAACGTGGCGCCCTGCAGATTGATCCCGAGACGGGCCAGTTCCGCCTCCTCTGGAAGATCCGCTATGGCAACCGGGGCCCCAACGCCGCCCGAGATGTGGTCATCGAGGATGACCTGAGCCAGGCCGGCGATCTGGACGAGCTGCAGGTCCGCACGGCGCCGCCCATCAGCTACACCCTGGCGGGCTCCCTCCTGCGCTTTGACCTGGGCACCCTGCCGCCAGGCGCCGAGGGGCACATCCTGCTGGAGAGCCCTCTGCCGACGGACGCCGCCTTCGGCCTGGAGTTCACCAACCGGGTGAGCATCACCGCCACCAACGACATCAACCCCGACAACAACCAGGCCAGCGCCCGGATCGCGTACGAGCTGGGCCCGCCGCGCATCGTCACCCCGGGGAACGGCACCACCTGCCGCAACACCTTCGAGATTGCAGGCCGGGCCCATCCGGGTGCGGAGGTGGATGTCTTCATCGATGACATCATCATCGGCACCATCACCGCCGATGAGACAGGCTGGTGGTCCACCACGACCACCCAGGCCGACGGCGCCCATACGGTGTATGCCGTGGCCCGCCTGGGCGGAGAGACCAGTGCGCCTTCACCGGAGCTCCTGGTGATCGTCGATTCCAGCCTGTTCTACGATCCCATGAGCCTGCGCTTCACCGACGACGACGGCCACAGCTTCCGGCCCACCGACAGCAGCGGACGCACGGACAACGGCGGCTGGCAGCTTCAGCTCCGGGCCAATACCACCTACACGGTGACGGTGGCCCGCTGCTGCGAGGATCCCAACGGCCAGATTGAGCTGACCATCAGCGACGTGGGAGTCATCCCCCTGACCGATGATGACGGCGACGGCGTCCATCAGGGCAGCTTCCACACGGGCGAGCGCACCGGTGAACCCGCGACCATGGAGCTGACTGTCACCTGCGATGGCATCAGCGTCACCAGCTCCGGCCAGGTCCTGATCGACCCTGAAGGGGTGGTCTACGACGTGGCGACCGGGCAGCCCATCCAGGGGGCCACGGTGGCCTGCCTGGAGGCCACGGCCGGCGGCGATGGTACGACCGTCTACCAGCTTTGGCCGGCGGCGGACTTTGGCCAGGTCAACCCCCAGGTGACGGGCGCGGATGGCTACTTCAGCTTCTGGACGCCGCCGGGCACCTACCAGCTGGATGTGACCGCGACGGGCTACCAGCCCTACCGCAGCCCAGACATCCAGGTGGTGAATGAGCTGGTCCGCCACGATGTGCCGCTGACGCCGGCCATCGACGGGGAGGCCGATCAGGTGATCCACATCACCGAGGCGGGTTACGACCTGCCCAGCCTGACGGTGCCGCCGGGCAGTGTGATCGAATGGGTCAACCTGGACCTGAACAGCCACACCGTCAGCAATGCGCCTGCCCAGGCTGGAGCTGCCAGTACGACCACCTGGGACAGCGGCCTGCTCTCCAGCGGGGAAAGCTTCAAGCTGCGGCTGGATCAGGAGGGCATCTACACCTACAGCGACCGCACCGATGAGGGTCGCACCGGCACCATCATCGTCACAGCCGAGACGCCCTTTGAAATCCAGTCCAGCATCTTCCTGCCCATCGTCCGACGGTAGCGAAGCGTCCTGGCCGTCCTGGAGGGGCTGCCTGTCGTGGCAGCCCCTCCCCTTGTGTGTGCGGCCTGCCCAGGGGCGCCCCAGGAGGAGGGATGGACAGGGTCGTGGCCGCGGAAGCTGCCTCGACTCCCCGCTCACCTCGTCCCACGACGTCCATATTCATCCCATTCCGTGGTAGACTATGACAGTCCGGCGTAAATACCACGGCGGGAATTCGGCGGCATTACCTCGGGTGGATACGATCGGCGAAGCCGCGGGCCAAAGGCCCGATCGGCGAAGCCGCGGGCCAGAGGCCCGATCGGCTATGCCGCAGGCCAGAGGCCCGATCGGCTATGCCGCAGGCCAGAGGCCCGATCGGCTATGCCGCAGGCCAGAGGCCCGATCGGCTATGCCGCAGGCCAGAGGCCCGATCGGCTATGCCGCAGGCCAGAGGCCTGATCGGCGAATTTCTGCCGGGATTTACTATGACACACGATGAAGTTGCCCTTGGGAAATCGCCGCTGTCTGGGGTTCGTCCCCTGGCAAGCCCCCAGGCAGCCCAGTTCTGTCCTTCGGAGGAATCACGTTGTTACTTGCACTGGACACCGCCACGGCCACTGCGTCGCTGGCACTTTATGACCTGGACACGGATCAATTGCTGGCCGAATATAGCTGGCTGGCACGCCGCCGCCACACCCAGGATCTCCTGAGCGCGGCCCAACAGCTGCTTCGACAACTGGACCGGTCGCCCCAGGACCTCACCGGGCTGGCGGTGACCACCGGGCCGGGCAGTTTCACGGGCGTGCGCATCGCCATCAGCGTGGTCAAGGGCATCGCCATGGGGCTACCGAAGGTTCCCAGGCTGGTGGCCGTGCCCACCCTGAGCGTAACCGCCGCGCCCTGGCTGGCCCTGACGGGCACCATGGAGAGTCCTGCCTGGGTCTGCGCCTACATTCAGGCTGGCCGTGGCCGCTACAACTGGTCCTTCTTCGGGCCAGACGATCTATTGCGCTGCCCATCGGTGGATGAACACGAGGCCGGCCCTGCACCCCAGTTCGCCGATCGGCTGGCCGGGCTGGCGCCGCGGACGATCTGGCTGGTGGGCGAGCCAGCCCCCGATTTACAGGAGGCGACGGCGCACCTCTCCCATGTCTGCCTGGTGGACGCGGTAAGCAGCCTGCGCCGGGCTGGACAACTGGCCCGGCTGGCCGTGGCCCATCTGCGGGCAGGTCACGAAAGTGAGCTGGCCACGCTGCAGCCCCTCTACCTGCGCAACCCGTGACCGTTGTGGAGAGCGAGGGATGGCCTGGAAGCCTGGAGGAAGAGATGATGCACCAAGAAGAACCGAACGTTTTACTGCCGCTCCAGCGGTTTCCCCATGAACTATCGCCCATCTTCACACCTCTGACACCCGCCGATCTGGACGATGTCATGGCGCTGGAGGTACAAAGCTTTCCCACGCCCTGGTCTCGCAGCACCTATCAGCGGGAACTTCAGGGGAACCGCATCGGTTCCTACTGGGCGGTACGCCCGGGGCCGGGGGTGCAAGAAGCGCCGCCCATCCTGGCCTATGGCGGGCTGTGGTGCCTGGGGGAAGAAGGCCACATCGCCACCATCGCCACCCACCCCCAGTGGCGCCGACGCAAGCTAGGCACCTGGCTCCTGCTGAACATGCTGACCGTGGCCCGGGTCTCGGGCGCGCGGCTGGCCACCCTGGAGGTCCGGGTGAGCAACCGGGGTGCTATCGCGCTGTACAACAGCCTGGGGTTCGTGCAGGTGGGGCGGCGGCGGCGCTACTACCACGACAACGGCGAGGATGCCCTGCTCATGACCCTCTTCGACCTGGACCATCCGGACGTCTGGCGACGGCTGGAAGCCCTCCGGGAGGAGATTGCCCGCAAACCCGACGAACGGGCCGAATCCGGCGAGCCCATCCGGCGTCCCTGATGCGGGCGACAGACGACGCACCGCGCTACGGTGCCGCCGTCTGTCCGGGCTGAATGGGGTGAGCCACCACGATGATGCGGTGGGTGTTGTCGTTGCGAGGCCAGCAGCTCACCAGCGTCAGCCGGTCGTCGTCGAAAGGCCCGATCCAGCGGGCGTTTTTGGCCCGCTGCTCCGGCGAGGCGTGCTTCTCCGGCACGATGACCACCTGGCTCACGCTATAGACGAATTGCTCCTCCTCGGACCAGAGGACGATCTCATCGCCTTTGCGCAACAGGTCCAGCTCCCGAAAGACCGCCCCCAGGATGTTGTTGTGGCCGCTGAGGACCACGTTGCCCCCTTCGCCGGGCACCGCGCTGTTTTTGTGCCAGCCTGCAGCATACTTCGCCACATCCCACTCGCTGAAGATGGCCCCTTCGTCCGAGCGGGCCGGATGCCAGCCCAGCTCCACCACGGGGGTATCCACCCCGATGGCCGGGATCACGATCCGGTCGGGGATGGGGCGATGTGCTGGCGCCGATGCCTGGCGGACCGGCTGCGGGGCGGCTGGAGCCGGCGCAGCGGGAACGGCTGGCGTGCTACAGCCGGCGACAATAACGCCGATGCCCAAGAGCAGAATCTGCAGGAACGGGTGAAACCAAGATCGGGAGCGACGGTTGCGACGCATCACGGGGCTCTCCCCTTGTGTGGATGATAACAGCGGATATAAAAACCACGGATGATAACGGGTCGATCCTCATGACTCGGCCCATGGAAGCACCTTGGCTGCCCCATCAGGGGGACGTCGGCTGAAGGCGGCGTCCCTGGGCTACAGCGGTCACCCGCACCACAGGACCGCCCAGGGGGGTGAGCATGGCTGTGAAGGTGGTCTCCCCGCCCCGGGGGATCACGTTGTGCTCGGGATCCACCTTGCGGGTCGCCACCACCCGCCCCATGGGGTCATACGCGGTCAACACCACCTGGACATTCACCGCCTCTTCGGGGCCCACATTTTGAATGACGCCGGTCACCGTGTAGGAAGCGTAGCGTTCGCTCTCGGTGGTCAGATCCCGCACTTCCAGATCCCGGTAGTAGCCGCCCACATAGGCCGGCACAGCGCTGACCGGGTAGACCTGGTAGTGGTCAAAGGGGCGTGGCACCGTGCCAAAGAGGATGGCAAAGGGCGCCCGCTCGCCCGGATCCACCAGGTCCAGGGCCACCAGGGCCTGGGCCTGATCGATCTCGTTGTTGGATTCGTCCAGCAGGGAGATGCCCACCCGCACCTGCTCCAGGGCGGTGCCCGTTCCGTTGTTTACCTCGCCCAGCACCCAGAGGCCTCCAATGGTGGTCTCGCTGAAATGAAGATTTTCGATGGCCACCGGCAGGGGCGTGGGCGTGGCGGTGGCGGCCGTGTCCTCATCCACGTCTTCCTGACGTGGGATGATCAGCTGCTGGCCGATCTGGAGGAAGCGGGGATCCAGGATGCCGTTGGCCTCCTGGAGGGCGGCCACGCTCACCCCATAGCGGCTGGAAATGGCCAACAAACTTTCGCCCGCCTGGATGGTATGGATCACCGGCGTAGGCGTAACGGTGGGGGTGGGGGTAGGCTCTGGCGTGTAGGGCGCGGGTGTAGGCGTGGGGGCAGCGGTGCCGCCCACCACATCCAGGCTGATGGTGGGCGTCGGCATGGGCGTAGGCGTGGGCGTCAGGGTGATCACCTGGCCGCAGCCGGCAGCCAACCCCGCCAACAGGAACAACAGGAGCGCCCTTCGTTTACTCCAGCGATTTGCCCAAACAGCTTGCATTTGCTCTGAAAACATATAGACTGGAGTATACCATAGATACACCGCGGCGACCGAAGCGGATTCCGTGAAAGGTCCGGAGTCCGAAGTCGGGACTGTGGACTTAGGACTCCGGACCCCGAACTTTCCATCTCAATCCCAGGAGAACATCATGGCCAAAATTGCGGTCTTTTCTGACAGCCACGACCACATCTGGAATCTAGACCGGGCCCTGGCGCTGGCCCGGGACGCCGGCGCCGAACAGCTCCTCCACTGCGGCGATTTCTGCGCGCCCTTCATGGTGGACCGGCTGGCCCAGGGCTTTTCCGGGCCCATCCACGCGGTCTTCGGGAACAACGACGGCGATGGCCGCCTGTTGCAGACCATGGCTGCCAGACACGGCCACGTCACCCTCCATGGCATCTACGCGGAGTTGACCGTTGGCAACCGGCGGATCGCGCTGATCCACTACCCGGAACCGGCCCTACGCATCGCCCAGTCCGGCCAGTTCGACCTGGTCTGCTATGGCCACAACCACCAGCGCAAGGTGGAGACCATCGGGGAGTGTCTGCTGGTGAACCCCGGTGAGCTGTTGGGGATGCACGGCGTGGTCAGTTGGGGACTCTACGACGGCGACGCCCACACCTTCACGCTGCAGCACCTCAACCCATAAGCCCGGAGCGGGGATGCCTCCAAAAGGCAGCACACCGCTCCCGGAGCGGTGTGCTGCGAGGCCAGGTAGCCTACCCGAAATCGTAACTATTCAGCCCCATCCCTCCCGTAGGTCCGGCCTCCCGGCCGGACAGGGGCTCCTGCACCTCTGTCACGCAGGGAGGCGTGACCTACGGTCCACTACGCACCACGAATCCATGGGTCTATTTCCGCCGGGCTGTACTAGCCGCCTTCCCCCGCTGGGAGGCAGGAGGGGAATCGTTCCTCCGAATCCGGCTCACAGGGATCAGGGCACCGGCGTGGCCTCCGGGGTGCTTGCCGGGGTTGCCTCCGGTGTGGCCTCTGGCTGTTTGATGAAGTCAGCCCGCCCCCGTTCCACAAAGCGCTCCACCGTGTACTCGGAGACGTAAACGTAGTACGGTGAATCCGACGAGGCCATCACGTAGTAGCGGCCATCCTCGCTCTTGGCACCGATGGTCAGGGTGTGGGTTTGGGGCTCTTCATCCTCCTTCTGGGTGGTCACCTGGATCACCGCGGTGGGCTCATCCAGACCGTACTCGGCCTTCGCCTCCTTCCCCAGGGGCTCCACCATGTTCAGACCGGTCAGGGTGGTGATCATGGAGGCCAGGTTGTTCTCGTTGAACTCCTCCCCTTCCTGCAGCCCCTCCAGGGTCCAGGCGCCGGCGTTCTTGGTGAAGTGCAACTCGCCATTGGCATTGGTCAGGGTCATGGCCACGATCTCTTCCCGGGGCGCGCTGAAGTAGATGGTGTCGATCCAGTCCCGGGGCTGGTTGCCGGCGTCATAGCTGCGAAGGTTGGCGGCCAGGTAGACCTCGGCCTGGTCACCCCGGCGCACATGGGTGGCGGCCACCCGGGGCGCTGTGCCCAGGTAGAGGGTGTGCTGACTGCCGTCGCTGAGCTCCAGGTCAATGCGCCGGATGAACTGATTGTCCGCCACGCTCAGCCGTTCATAGCTGGCCGCGTTTTTGGCCACCAGGCGGTTGGTCTTCAGCTCCATCAGCTTGTCGATCAGGGTGGTCACCTTGTCGGCCTTGACCGGGAAGTCGCCCCGGTCTGGCATCACCCAGGAGCCGTCCTCTGCCTTGCGCAGGGTGACCTGGGTGTCGTCTTCCCCGGCGATGGTCAGGGCCACCACATTGTCCTGGGTCAGGTCCGGGAAGAGGGGTTGGCCGGCGTCCACCGTGGCGGAGCGGGGCCAGAGCATGACCACGGCCAGCACCAGCTGGATCACCAGCAGGCCAGTCAGGCCGTACAACAGCACGTCGCCGTTGCCGCCGCCCCGCAGGACACGCCCCAGCGGGGATCGTTTGTCGACCGATTCCACATTACCTGCCATCTTCATACTCCCATCTCGTCGTGCAGAGAGGCCTGGTCTCTTGCCAGAGGGTGCCATCACCGCAAAGGCGCCCGCGAAACGCCCAATGTCCTCGGCGCCGCTGCGGTATTTGGGCCGTGGAGCCAGCGGTGGATCAGCCGCCCGACTCCACGCCCAGGTCGCCGAAGGAGGTGGGCGAGCCCAGGGGGATGGGCTTTTCGTGGCGGCGTCGCCACTGCCAGATGCCGCCCACCACCAGCAGGGCCAGCAAAGCCACCCCGTAGTTGGCGATCTCCCACATGGACTGCTCCCGCTCGGTCAGCGGCTTCAGGATGCGGACGTTGTTTCCCCGGGCCCGGATGCTCAGCAGATCCAGGTCCTCCACCGACCAGTCCACCGCGTTCTGCAGGAAGAGCAGATTGTTGCGGAAGCGGTCCTGGGTCAACTGGGCCGAAAGATTTAGCACCAGATCATCCACAAACTCCGCGCTGCCGATGACCACCAGCCGGGCAGTCTCCGGCGACTGGTCCAGGAAGGTGGCCGGAGGTTGATCCTGGGACGTGGTGGTGCCGCTGTCCCCTTCCTCGTTGGACGCCTCCCAGGGCGACGGCTTGTCTTTGAAGTAGCTGGTAAACGTACCCTGGACGGCTACCGCCAGCGGGTAGGACTTCTGCTCGCCCTCCACGGCAAAGCCGTATTCGGGATAGGCCTCGAAATCGGGCTGGATGTTGGTATCGGTCCGCAGCCAGGAGGCCGGGCTGGACTGGAGCAGGACGGTGACGTCGTGCTCCGCCAGTTTGGTCTCGTCCACCACCACCGGGGAGACCCAGTTCATGGTCACCGCCGGCAGGTTGGAGACCATGGGGTTATCCCGGGCCATGCCGTCGGGCCGCACGTCCACGAAGAAGGGGTAGCTCAGGGCCTGGATCTCCCGCACCTGGAAGCCGCCTACAGTGCGGTTGACCGCCACCGGGAAGGGCTCATTCTGGGGATCCAGCACCATGGCTTCCTGGACGTCCACGCCGTAGCTCTGGAGCATCTCCCGCAGGCCGTTTTCGACCTTGGTCACCCCCAGGCCGCCGGTCAACATGTCCGGGGCGATGGTGTA of the Litorilinea aerophila genome contains:
- a CDS encoding carboxypeptidase regulatory-like domain-containing protein; translated protein: MSEQLWLEHRWSRWIGAAVVLIGLLLASTLRVEAAPAPVAGRCAPFEDLALGVTYHNGDTFSSYPFDFAVHAFTAGDGTVLTGGFVQVENGGQAGGSGQELEVNNSVLELLLPAPVDGVRLRFGEYGGNLNLVVNGDFRNFNNFADLHGATVGGATVSVVNGLGNDAGELEIQGSIDNFAVGGQELFVDDLCVLKEANQEPDPQEPHGRPDLGDAPDSSNHPGIANTAYPGPGVLGRFPTVWADPTGAPSGPRHANPHWEAILGDWLSWEREADQGMDQDGVQNILDGGMDNANRDDYDDGWLNRNVPIFDCEETHLRVRVSKGAAATLKQMYLNVWFDGNRDGDWEDMGLCGPANEADGPQKRSFEWIVQNFLVDLTAIPAGGSVDLTVPTVLVLNTAPHHPHWVRFTLSEQPAVAPPNAQPDGRGPQFPNSYRFGETEDYIQRPGPQGEPGQIEVDKRVDTGGKDVLKPGDVVTYTVRLAHRGGTAPIFAVLTDTVPMGLQVGERIQVMEMAGQVAPLQAKLHERTIGWRGHLSPGGVLALSFRARVKACYGGETETIENVAMAHAPATGQQVRAAAPVLVQCLPQKLDQVAVSQMLIYLHREADGDGNSDGNSEPGGEAQAAALTDAVAELVPGLPAHIRTTFTNQGEAPITLLVGLPPLEWAGAAEAATSDEIPRDFRILHLAPGETQSLDRPVNLQALMETLPPAADPAMLPDEEPELLSIVLYCFSSGDAANVSCATDEGHARGRHLLRLRLVRRDLGDAPDDTNHFSAGMLAYPAAGVPARFPTVFDPATGSPPGPMHRHPRLLHLGPMVSIEAEADLGPDLDLVNNLIPPLNQANLDRHDDGLQPALLSFQHCQPTRIPVRVFVSPLVANYYAQHKEEPAFLNIWVDSRRDGDWDDVFECGGDGNQQPVALEHIAIDFPVDVAALGPGLHTIPVTTGLVPWPAEGADRPAWLRVTLSERPANKPLSAAGIAYGDGRGHDRPFKLGETEDYLVRLGGDGDQADTTIDKRGALQIDPETGQFRLLWKIRYGNRGPNAARDVVIEDDLSQAGDLDELQVRTAPPISYTLAGSLLRFDLGTLPPGAEGHILLESPLPTDAAFGLEFTNRVSITATNDINPDNNQASARIAYELGPPRIVTPGNGTTCRNTFEIAGRAHPGAEVDVFIDDIIIGTITADETGWWSTTTTQADGAHTVYAVARLGGETSAPSPELLVIVDSSLFYDPMSLRFTDDDGHSFRPTDSSGRTDNGGWQLQLRANTTYTVTVARCCEDPNGQIELTISDVGVIPLTDDDGDGVHQGSFHTGERTGEPATMELTVTCDGISVTSSGQVLIDPEGVVYDVATGQPIQGATVACLEATAGGDGTTVYQLWPAADFGQVNPQVTGADGYFSFWTPPGTYQLDVTATGYQPYRSPDIQVVNELVRHDVPLTPAIDGEADQVIHITEAGYDLPSLTVPPGSVIEWVNLDLNSHTVSNAPAQAGAASTTTWDSGLLSSGESFKLRLDQEGIYTYSDRTDEGRTGTIIVTAETPFEIQSSIFLPIVRR
- the tsaB gene encoding tRNA (adenosine(37)-N6)-threonylcarbamoyltransferase complex dimerization subunit type 1 TsaB, giving the protein MLLALDTATATASLALYDLDTDQLLAEYSWLARRRHTQDLLSAAQQLLRQLDRSPQDLTGLAVTTGPGSFTGVRIAISVVKGIAMGLPKVPRLVAVPTLSVTAAPWLALTGTMESPAWVCAYIQAGRGRYNWSFFGPDDLLRCPSVDEHEAGPAPQFADRLAGLAPRTIWLVGEPAPDLQEATAHLSHVCLVDAVSSLRRAGQLARLAVAHLRAGHESELATLQPLYLRNP
- the rimI gene encoding ribosomal protein S18-alanine N-acetyltransferase, whose product is MMHQEEPNVLLPLQRFPHELSPIFTPLTPADLDDVMALEVQSFPTPWSRSTYQRELQGNRIGSYWAVRPGPGVQEAPPILAYGGLWCLGEEGHIATIATHPQWRRRKLGTWLLLNMLTVARVSGARLATLEVRVSNRGAIALYNSLGFVQVGRRRRYYHDNGEDALLMTLFDLDHPDVWRRLEALREEIARKPDERAESGEPIRRP
- a CDS encoding sortase; the encoded protein is MRRNRRSRSWFHPFLQILLLGIGVIVAGCSTPAVPAAPAPAAPQPVRQASAPAHRPIPDRIVIPAIGVDTPVVELGWHPARSDEGAIFSEWDVAKYAAGWHKNSAVPGEGGNVVLSGHNNILGAVFRELDLLRKGDEIVLWSEEEQFVYSVSQVVIVPEKHASPEQRAKNARWIGPFDDDRLTLVSCWPRNDNTHRIIVVAHPIQPGQTAAP
- a CDS encoding FxLYD domain-containing protein, whose protein sequence is MFLLAGLAAGCGQVITLTPTPTPMPTPTISLDVVGGTAAPTPTPAPYTPEPTPTPTVTPTPVIHTIQAGESLLAISSRYGVSVAALQEANGILDPRFLQIGQQLIIPRQEDVDEDTAATATPTPLPVAIENLHFSETTIGGLWVLGEVNNGTGTALEQVRVGISLLDESNNEIDQAQALVALDLVDPGERAPFAILFGTVPRPFDHYQVYPVSAVPAYVGGYYRDLEVRDLTTESERYASYTVTGVIQNVGPEEAVNVQVVLTAYDPMGRVVATRKVDPEHNVIPRGGETTFTAMLTPLGGPVVRVTAVAQGRRLQPTSP
- a CDS encoding YfcE family phosphodiesterase, yielding MAKIAVFSDSHDHIWNLDRALALARDAGAEQLLHCGDFCAPFMVDRLAQGFSGPIHAVFGNNDGDGRLLQTMAARHGHVTLHGIYAELTVGNRRIALIHYPEPALRIAQSGQFDLVCYGHNHQRKVETIGECLLVNPGELLGMHGVVSWGLYDGDAHTFTLQHLNP
- a CDS encoding DUF4340 domain-containing protein, whose translation is MAGNVESVDKRSPLGRVLRGGGNGDVLLYGLTGLLVIQLVLAVVMLWPRSATVDAGQPLFPDLTQDNVVALTIAGEDDTQVTLRKAEDGSWVMPDRGDFPVKADKVTTLIDKLMELKTNRLVAKNAASYERLSVADNQFIRRIDLELSDGSQHTLYLGTAPRVAATHVRRGDQAEVYLAANLRSYDAGNQPRDWIDTIYFSAPREEIVAMTLTNANGELHFTKNAGAWTLEGLQEGEEFNENNLASMITTLTGLNMVEPLGKEAKAEYGLDEPTAVIQVTTQKEDEEPQTHTLTIGAKSEDGRYYVMASSDSPYYVYVSEYTVERFVERGRADFIKQPEATPEATPASTPEATPVP